Proteins encoded together in one Carya illinoinensis cultivar Pawnee chromosome 3, C.illinoinensisPawnee_v1, whole genome shotgun sequence window:
- the LOC122304521 gene encoding protein FAR1-RELATED SEQUENCE 5-like has translation MEPNVGDKDLVEESKEGMSFSSVEKVRAYYTKYAKQVGFGVTKRSSKVGDNGKVRYFTLACVRQGTSTSTSSNILKPRPMEHNGCKAKINAILDSEGEFCLTHVVLEHTHALSPGKARYIRCHKRLDEPMKRRLEYNDMAGIQLSKNYNSCVVEAGGHKMMVSIMSWTLTMKPDYAMYFGWMHVRSRAAYKSFGDVITFDTAYLTNAYKMPFAPFVDVNHHEAIITDQDKAMRNAIAKVFPKSRHRFCLWHIMKKVPEKFRSHSQYDGIKSQLHRCVYDTLTPDEFECCWLQFLDNFDLHDNPWLEWLYSKRHLWVLVIELKYCMF, from the exons ATGGAACCAAATGTTGGTGATAAGGATCTTGTTGAAGAGTCAAAAGAGGGAATGTCATTTTCCTCAGTTGAGAAAGTAAGGGCATACTATACTAAGTATGCAAAACAAGTTGGTTTCGGAGTGACAAAGCGAAGTTCCAAAGTCGGAGATAATGGAAAAGTAAGATATTTCACCCTTGCTTGTGTCCGTCAAGGCACTTCTACGAGCACATCGTCGAATATTCTTAAACCGAGACCGATGGAACACAATGGATGTAAAGCAAAGATCAATGCGATATTGGATTCTGAAGGTGAATTTTGCTTGACCCATGTTGTCCTTGAGCACACTCATGCTCTCAGTCCTGGAAAAGCAAGATATATTAGATGTCATAAGAGATTGGATGAGCCAATGAAGAGAAGATTAGAATACAATGATATGGCCGGCATTCAATTGAGCAAGAACTACAATTCTTGCGTCGTTGAGGCAGGAGG GCACAAAATGATGGTTTCTATTATGTCATGGACGTTGACAATGAAACCAGACTACGCAATGTATTTTGGGTGGATGCACGTACGTAGTAGAGCTGCATACAAGTCGTTTGGTGATGTTATAACTTTCGATACGGCGTACTTGACCAATGCATACAAAATGCCATTCGCTCCTTTTGTGGACGTTAATCATCATG AAGCCATTATAACAGACCAAGATAAAGCTATGCGAAATGCAATTGCTAAGGTGTTCCCTAAATCTCGACACCGGTTTTGCTTGTGGCATATAATGAAAAAAGTTCCCGAGAAATTTAGATCACACAGTCAATATGATGGCATCAAAAGTCAGCTACACAG GTGTGTTTATGACACATTGACTCCTGATGAATTTGAGTGCTGTTGGCTACAATTTCTTGATAATTTTGATCTACATGATAATCCTTGGCTTGAATGGCTATATTCTAAGCGTCATCTTTGGGTGCTAGTGATtgaactgaaatattgcatgttttag